The genomic interval AGCAGGCGGTCGTACCCGGTCGGCTGGCCACCACGCTGCAGGTGGCCGAGCACCATCGAGCGCGCCTCCTTGCCCGTCTTCTCCTGGAGCATCCGCGCCAGCGGGCCGGCAATGCCACCCACACGCTTCGCCTGCCCCGGCATCGACGGCCCCATGATCGATTCCTCGCCACCGACCGGCACCGCGCCTTCCGCCACCACCACGATCGAGAACCGGCGACCGGCCAGGTCGCGCGAGCGGATCTTCTTCACCACCGTCTCGACGTCGAACGGGATCTCGGGAATCAGGACCACGTCCGCACTCGCGGCCACGCCGGCATGCAGCGCGATGAAGCCCGCGTCACGGCCCATCACTTCCAGCACCATCACCCGGTCATGGCTCTCGGCCGTCGTGTGCAGCTTGTCGATCGCCTCGATCGCCGTCGTCACCGCGGTGTCGAAGCCGAAGGTGGTGATCGTGCCACTCACGTCGTTGTCGATCGTCTTCGGCACGGCCACCATCTTCATCCCCTTCTCCACCAGCCGCTGCGCGATCGACAGCGACCCGTCCCCACCGATCGTGATGATCGCGTCGATGCCGAGTGCCCGTGAATTCGCCACCACCTC from Gemmatimonadaceae bacterium carries:
- a CDS encoding ATP-dependent 6-phosphofructokinase — its product is MRIALSTGGGDAPGLNAVIRAAVLSALDRGWEVLGIKRGYYGLLGEDDVVPMTRDMVAGIGHLGGTILRTTNRGNPFSYPIPNGDGTYREIDRSDEVVANSRALGIDAIITIGGDGSLSIAQRLVEKGMKMVAVPKTIDNDVSGTITTFGFDTAVTTAIEAIDKLHTTAESHDRVMVLEVMGRDAGFIALHAGVAASADVVLIPEIPFDVETVVKKIRSRDLAGRRFSIVVVAEGAVPVGGEESIMGPSMPGQAKRVGGIAGPLARMLQEKTGKEARSMVLGHLQRGGQPTGYDRLLATRFGGEAVRAVAEARWGHMVALHSPNIVTIPIVEALREVKRVDPNHDIVRTARATGISFGD